In Bacillus weihaiensis, the genomic stretch ACGCACTCCATTGAAAAATTATTCTGTCTTGTTAAAAAAATAAGGGTTGCTCCCAATATTCTTTCTTACTTCGTCTGTCAATTCTAAAGAATCATTTTCAACTAAGGATGCTCCCTCATCAAATTCCATATGTGCGCTACCATCATAGTGTAAAGGTTTTTGTTCCATTCTTTCTACCTCCTAAATTTTAGGACTTATTGCATATATATTACTATTTTTTTACAGTCATTTCTACACTTTTTTACTAATTTTCGGCTGTTCTCATGTTCATTTTTTATATTTTCCATTAAGTGCTGGCATAAGACTACTTCTTATAAACTCGTATTGCTTTGCTTCCACGTAACGCTCTTAGTCAGGCTAGGAGCTAAAGCTACAACTGACGATGAGAAGACCTGTAGATGGAAACGCCCAAAGGCAGGCTTTTGAACCTCTTGCCTAAATTGAATGCCTGTTACGAAAATCAACAACAAGGAAAGGAGCCAAAAAAATAGCTGTCATACTATGTAACAAGGTTATTTTTCTTTAGATAGTAACGTTTTATACTTGCTATATGCACTTCTTTCTAAATGGCTTTAAAGAAACGGAACACCAAAAAGAGGCTGGGACAAAACAAAGAGCCAGGCACCCTCCGATACAATCTATTGTGTGCACTAGATAAAATTAGTGCGTACATATAGTCGTTACGATAAGGTGCCAGGCACTTCTGTCCAAGCCTCTTGAATTTCTCTTCATCAACCTGTGTTACGTAAACCTGCAGCGATTCCGCTAATTGTTAGTAACACTTCTGTTAGAAGTTCTTCATTTGGTTCATCTTGCTCACGAAGCTCCTTAATTAACTCTACTTGTAGGAAATTAAGTGGGTCAACATAAGGGTTTCTTCGGTGAACGGATTCTTTAATATTTGGTGTATGATCTAACAGTTCTTTAACTCCAGAAATTTGAAGTAAGATTGATTTAGTTTTTTCGTATTCATCCACAATATTTCCAAAAATACGATCAGCAATGTTCTTGTCATTAACTAAGAACGTATATTCCTTAGCTGTTGTAATATCTGCTTTCATTAATGCCATTTGAAGGTTATCAATCGTTGAACGGAAGAATGTCCATTCCTGATACATACGCTTTAACAGCTCTAAATTCTCCGTACTTTTTGAAGCAAAGCTTTCTAGACCTGTTCCTGCTGCGTACCAGCCTGGTAATAGCTGACGACTTTGCGTCCATGCAAAAACCCACGGGATTGCACGTAAATCTTCAAAACGGTTACGGTTTTTACGCTTCATCGGGCGTGATCCTATATTTAATTCAGCTAATTCGTTCAATGGAGTTGCCTCTGTAAAATAGGTTAAGAAATCTGGATCCTCGAATACTAATGATTGATATTTCTTCAGGGATACTTCAGATATCTCTTCCATGGCCTGTTCCCATACAGGTTCACGAAGATGTTGTTGTTCAGACTCTTTTGATAGGTTAACAGAAGCCTCTAATAATGTAGAAGTTGCTTGCTCTAAGCTTCGATAAGCAATATCTTCACTTAAGTAACGTGAAGATAACACTTCACCCTGTTCTGTAATTTTCACTCCATCTCCTAATGTTTCTGCTGGTTGAGATAGGATACTACGGTTTAATGGACCGCCACCACGTCCAAGTGAACCACCACGTCCATGGAAGAACTTTAAACCAATTTGATATTGCTTCGCCATATCATGAATCTCAAGCTGAGCCTTATAAAGCTTCCAGTTAGCAGTAATCGTTCCCCCATCTTTACTTCCATCAGAATATCCAAGCATGATTTCCTGAGAATCACCTAAAATAGATAAGTGCTTACGATATACATCCATATTAAATAACGTTTCCATAATTTTAGGACCTGCAATAAGATCATCTACCGTTTCAAGAAGTGGTGCCACATTTAAATGACTTTCTACTGTACCGTCTGCATGCAAACGATAAATTCCTGCTTCTTTCGCAAGAACAAGTACCTCCAATAGATCACTTGCTGCTTGAGTCATACTCACAAGATAAACGAGGATTGATTTTTTCCCAAACGTATCGTGAGCCTTTTTAATCATTGTAAAGACTTTAAGCATTTCTTGCGTTTCTTTTGAATAGTCTTCATTTAGTAATAGTACGGGACGAGGATCCTTTAGGACACTTTCTAATGTCTTAATTTTATCTTCCTCTGATAGAGATGCATAATCTTCTGCAACCTTTACTTTACGCAAAATTTCTGTAATAGCTGCCTCATGTTCTCCACTATGATTTCTAATATCAAGCGTTGCTAAATGGAAACCGAATAACTGAACTTGGCGAATAAGCTTTCTTAACATTTTCAGCTCACGTTGTGCAGGCTGATGTTTATTCACACTTCGTTCAATAATAGCTAGATCCTCTAGTAGTTCATCGGAAGTTTTATAGCCAACATCGGATTTACCAA encodes the following:
- the ppc gene encoding phosphoenolpyruvate carboxylase, with translation MTTRVETNDTSLLLRRDVKALGHILGEILVHHGGTELLEKVEKLRMMAKSLRLNFEKETYNELKQEIINLDSPMRRQIIRAFSIYFHLINAAESNHRIRRRREYQLQDDHVVQPASIESALHALKENDITESTIQEVLNTLSLELIITAHPTEATKRSVIEIQKRIGTILKSLDNTMLTKKERKKLEDSLLNEVTILWQTDELRHRKPTVMDEVRNGLYYFDQTFFDVLPEIHQDLEDGLSDQFPNHKWQVPNFLRFGSWIGGDRDGNPNVTPEVTWETLESHRELVLKKYQDSLTDLMKRFSHSITRVEVSEELFANVEEEEQIYLKADKQWPVETELYRRKLAIILARLEAVGKSDVGYKTSDELLEDLAIIERSVNKHQPAQRELKMLRKLIRQVQLFGFHLATLDIRNHSGEHEAAITEILRKVKVAEDYASLSEEDKIKTLESVLKDPRPVLLLNEDYSKETQEMLKVFTMIKKAHDTFGKKSILVYLVSMTQAASDLLEVLVLAKEAGIYRLHADGTVESHLNVAPLLETVDDLIAGPKIMETLFNMDVYRKHLSILGDSQEIMLGYSDGSKDGGTITANWKLYKAQLEIHDMAKQYQIGLKFFHGRGGSLGRGGGPLNRSILSQPAETLGDGVKITEQGEVLSSRYLSEDIAYRSLEQATSTLLEASVNLSKESEQQHLREPVWEQAMEEISEVSLKKYQSLVFEDPDFLTYFTEATPLNELAELNIGSRPMKRKNRNRFEDLRAIPWVFAWTQSRQLLPGWYAAGTGLESFASKSTENLELLKRMYQEWTFFRSTIDNLQMALMKADITTAKEYTFLVNDKNIADRIFGNIVDEYEKTKSILLQISGVKELLDHTPNIKESVHRRNPYVDPLNFLQVELIKELREQDEPNEELLTEVLLTISGIAAGLRNTG